CACAATGCTCTTCTAAGTCCTTACTATTCCTCCATCATGAAATAAAATCCGATTCTCTCCATATGAAACCAGGTGAGTTTATAACTTATTTATAATCAGTAAACGTTGGTAAGTATGATAGTGTATAATTTTTGAGTCTAAGGCATGAAATATAGTACTACCTCTATCTTACTTGCTAGAATACTCATTATTAAAGCCTTCAGAGGCCATATAAATCATCAACTGCCATAAGGCTGCCATATTGGGAGGaaggctaaaatatttatcacataGAGAGCACATGGTGAGGACATGAGActaaatgaagagaaagagacgTCCAGCTAGTGCATTGTTGCTGCAACCCTTCAACAttggaggttgttttttttttttttttccaaattatcttttatttatacaaaaaGGGCATATTTAGCAAAAGACACTGACtgaaaggttgtttttttttttttccaaattatcttttatttatacaaaaaGGGCATATTTAGCAAAAGACACTGACTGAAAAAAGAGTCGCTATGGCCCAGGAGACAGGCAGGGAGGTGACAGGCCTAGGGAGGCCTTGCTAGGGGAGGAGTCTAGGAAAGGTGGTGACAAGTCCTGGGTAAGTGCTGAGTGGTGGGGGCCACAGAAAGGAGCAAGCTCCAGTTGGATCAACACTGTTGGCAGGTCATGGGCGGGACTCACAGTGACCTCGCTGCTAACTCTTGAAAGAGTCCCAGTCAAGTGCTGTCGGCTGGAGTGAGAGCTGCCCCCTGGTTCCTGGAGGGCACCCACCAAGGGACACAGGACAGGAAGCCCAGGTTGGGAAGTGCAACTCGGGGTGAaggccagggagaagcaggtgctctGCAGTGGCCAGGAAAGGTCGACTCGGCGGTGGAATTGCGTCCTGTTCCGTGCGGGCGCTCCGCTCTGTCTCTGCCAGGCACTCTCTGACTAGGGCCCGGGCATGGATGATGCCTCTCTTCAGGCGCTCCATGGCGCTCTTGCTGCCAGCATAGGTGGGCCGGATCTCTTTACCCATCTCCTCTATGACCGACAGCAGGTCCGTGTAGGTGCTCTGGGAGCCCTGGGCGCCAGGTGGCTTCATTGCCTGTACATAGCCCATGGAGGGCGGTCCAAAGTCGTTAAACAGGGGCCTGATAGGGGCAGCGGCTCCCGGCACTGACTACAACCACAATTCAAAACCAAAATCATTTACAAATTCTCTTTACCCACAAAATTCATGCAGTAACTTAATATTTATTGTTGTCTTAAGTCACTAAGATTTAGGTTGATTTGCCACAGGCAGTAGTTAACTGACCAACTAACTAGATTATTCTCTTAATCCTCAGGGCTTTTTGTTCTCATTGAAGGATTATGTATGATAATCAGGAGACTTTATACATATATCCATGTGATATTTATAGTTGATTAGTTCAAGTTATTTGATCAACCTTGCAAAAGTTTGATATCATGCATTTGACTTCTGACATGGCTATTCATGATCATTTTGATAAACCCATGAATGCAGACTTTTAGTCCACAATATGTAATCTGAGGTAGCATCAGCGAAAATGgcagagtaaaacaaaacaaaacaaaaaactctgaaaaTCCTTCCTCCCTTAAAGCAATGAGACCACCACCAAAAATTGTCAGGTTTAAATTTTTCACAACTACAGAAATTAACCAAAGGATTGAAGCAATTcctgaaacatttatttaagaaaaatgctgAATCTTGATAAAAACAGTGAGTTTTGTGGCATCTTAATTTACCTCATTCCCAGTCCAGCTCCTCAGAAGCCTTAAAAACCAACAGCTAACAATCATCCCCAAAACTAGCAGCCTGGCAACCACTGGTGATGGCAAAAGGGATTTAGAGTTTCTTCAAAATCCCATTCCTAGAGGAAGATCATTATTTAAGCTGTCTAGTGGTTCATGGCATACAGTACTTGGAAGGCTGTCTTGTTTGACCTGACTAGGAGTTTGCTTCATATAAGCTGCCTTTTCCTTAGAAGCATTTGTTGCAACAGAGGCAACTGTACAACATCACGGTTGCCTGGGGTAGTAGATAAAGATTGGGACAAACAATAAGCAAATCAAAAAAGCTTAAAAGGAAAAGTAGGGAAATGGGATGTCCTTAAAGGATTTTGAAAAGCTCAAAGTTGTTTCTGAGAGTCTCGAATTATTCACATATGTAGGGCGGTGCCCATGCCTAGGACTGTAAGCATGCTAAATGCTAACCTCTGACTGACCAGAGGTTCTGTATAAGCAGGAAGTGAAGGCTAAGGCAGAGTTGTAAACTGCCTGATTGACTGTTGAAGGTTTACCCCAAACAGACAGAATCCTTTAGCAAAGACTGGAAAATTATTGGTTGCAGTTATTTAAGGAATCTCTGTTCAGTCATCAGCTATTAAGATAGCTGGATGGAGATTTCAGTGAacacacaacaaaaaatataGACTGGAAGAGTTTTAAAGCTTTACTCTGATAGATTCTTGAGTTATCTAAGATTCGTTCCTAGCTAgatctctatttttctcttataaatggTATCTTCTTTTGGTTAATGTTTTTCCAGCTGTTTGTTGTATCAAAAGAAACATGTGTTTATCTCTATTAATTATTTCAACTACTTtagtgctcacttcggcagcacattaTATTTCAACTCCAAAGAAATATATTGGaagtggggtgtctgggtgactcagtcaattaagtgtccaactcttgatttctgcccagTGTTGTGAAGttgagccctgcgtggggctctaCACTGAGGGagaaatctgcttaagattctcattctctctctccttctccctctgccctttcccactctaaggaaatatagatatatattctaatatgtaTTAACAAGTATATGTATGTAATTTTGTGGCCTAATGTATGGTAAACTCTGGTAACTGATCAACAGTTCCTTTAAGAAGAATATgtactctgtatttttaaagaataaaatttgatcTGTATCTAATATATCAACCTTATCCATTATTCGGATCTtatctatgatttctttttttctatacttaTTTTCCCATGAATCGACAGGGGTAAAATCAAgtctataatttttgtttctgctcATTTACCCctgcattttttatattttgctttatgtatttgagtaCTATGTTATTTGTTgcatgaaataaaacattatgaagGGTATTTCATCACTATGGATTGTATCTTTTATGTTACACTATGTCCCATTTGGTCCTATTCAATAGCTCTTGGCTTGAATTCCACTTATCTAATACTAATATAGTGACTCtaactttttgtttcattttttattcccttttacagAACTTGCctctatatttttcccttttacaaAAATTTCCCCATTTatacttcccttttctttcctttttaaatcagCGTTAAGCAATACTTTAATGCAACAAATAACATaatacccaaatacataaagtgtAAATAGTTCTTGATGTTATGATGTTAAAGACACCTTTTTTCTTAATTAGgaaataattatcatttaaaaaataattgaatgtcACTTTATTTCAAGTGCATTAAGCATCCATATGTTGGATCTATTttctactttcattttcttttttatttttttttttagattttatttatttattcatgaaagacacacagagagaggcagagatgtaggctgagggagaagcaggttcctcacagggagcctgatgtgagattcaatcccagactgaggatcatgccctgagccaaatacagatgctcaaccactgaggcatcctGTCATAATCTCTTGAAATTgcattcatcttttttcttcttcctccttctttgttATTATGTGCTCTATATGTGTATAAAAATTTGTTAGATTTCCTCTATCACTTTCTCAAATCTTTACCCTCAATAGGCTTGCTTTTCTCCTAATCTTTCCCTTTTGATTAATTTAGTTGTAATATCAGCTTATCTTTAtacatttcatgttttctttttttttttttttgaaggagaaatTTGTTACAagaaatttttccatttccaaGGGTATATTGACTTCCTGTGTTGAGTATTCAGCTTTTCCTCCCTTCTACCTtcacttcctctcccccttcttctttactttcttcttccttctatttctatAGCCTGCTTGCATTATTGGCATGCCATTTTGTttaatcttctttatctattttacaaatattctttGCTGGCTTAGATTTCCTCTCTAACCTTCTCATGCTCAGCGCTCTGGCCCTTTGACCCATATGGATGGCATCAATGGACTCTCTACTCTCTACCTTCCTATTGAATTTGACGTATGGTGAGAAGATtgcagggaagagggaaggataTTTATTCCTAAACAGTTGTCATAGGACATAGTTGTCCATGCAGCCATTCCTTCTCGCTATTTTTTGGGAGATTtgggggattttgtttgtttttattgttttggttttggtccCACAGAGCAGAGGATATAGTTTGTACCCACCATGGTACAGATATCCAAATAAATAGTACTGGTCGTTTCTCTCTGCACTATTCCTGTGAGCTGTCTTCTGAGCTTTCTTCCTCACAAATGGGATGTGCTTGTTATATTTCTGTACACCTTTATTTTATACAGGTTTTCTTCAACGGTGGCAAAATTAACTTGACTGTAGTGGTGAACCAAAAGTATCCCTTTCCATCCTTATTCCTCACCCCAAGAAAATTCTAGATCATATGGGTGCTTGTGTCTTccaattttctcacagtttttttttttctctgacctgAAATCATAGTTATAAATCAATCAGATTCTGTGGGCTGAAGGAACAGTATGCCACGGAGCGTGTCCTCTGGTAGAAGTTTTCCTCGAGTGCTAGGTGTTTGCCTGTGGTTACTGAGCAGGAGCTGCCTCTCTGTACCCCCAGCCCAGTTCACTCCTCTACGTCCATGTCCATTGTTGCAAGCAATATTCTTCTCAACTTTTATATGTTTACTTTAAATCAAAGTTAGtctatttgtataaaattttttaaaaatctaaaattaaaaaacatagttGGCTGCATTCCTTGTTTGTAAAGTACAGCTCCTATCAGGCAGCCCTCTCCAATTATGATAACCATGCATCAAATGCTTTTGTCCTTTCAGGTTTTGCAGTAGTAACAATTCCAATGTTACCAGTTTGGTGATACTATGCTATTTCTTatgatgtttatatatatatatatatgtttttatatattaatatatatatgtttttatatgttttacatatatatatatatatgttttcccACTTGGGAAAATATACATGGTCTGAGAACTTTGATTTCCTCAATTTTCTCTGACCAGTTCTTGCTGGCTGAGGAAGCTCTTCCATCTCCACAGAGGAATCCATCCATCTTCTACATAAAAGCCTTATATCAACTGCAAAACTTGCACATAAGGGGCAGTCATGTCCCAAGCAGTCAGTTCTTGTCAGGACACATCTACACCATTCCTCATTGCCATCAGCCCTATAATGAGATTTAGATGTCAACATAGCCCAGACAGAAAGAACATAAGACCACATGAAAAGAGTATATCCCAAAGGTATTGTAAGATTTCACCAATCTGTATTGGCCAAGGTATGGGTATCATATAAGACAATGAAATATACGGGTCTTAGACAAAGAGAAATACAACTCTTGAGTAAGACGAATTATTGACATGAGTACACTCACCTAGAATTTAAGATTTAATGCACTGGCTTGAACACTTTAAATGATACTCATAGTCTTATAGGTTAGCTAACCGAAGTTTGATCAAGTGAGATTGAAATGCTGGAATATCTCTGGCATCTTGAGAAAAACTGagacatcagggaaatggaaatattGGTGGAGATCTTCTGTGTGTAAATTACTCCTAGAACAATCATCTGGTTTGTCCAGGACTAAGGAGTTTCTAGGACATGGGATTTTTAATATTAACACCAGGACAGCCTGGGCAAACTGGGATGAATGGTTACTCTTAACTTCCACCCTTGAGAAACGGGAGAACAGTCTTTAAGAGGCATAAAGAAATCCATTGGTGATGGCAGTGGTGTGGGAGATGCCGAGCACTTTAAATGCTCTCTAGTGGTTGCTTTCTCTAAGCCAGAGAGATTATGGGGGCCACTTTAGTGGAATTAAGTTTCTGGATGCCAGTAGGAATACTGGGTTCCCACAATCATAGAAACAGGTAGTGGACCATGAAAGAGCAGCCCCATTCTGTGGTTATTTCCTGAATCCCAAGTAGAAAAACATAAATAGTTTACTTAATAATACACAGAATCCAGACATTGGCTCTCTGACTTATAGATTGAGAACTGTTATGGCAGGTCATATAGAATTTCCCCTTCTTCACATCTTGTCCCTCACACTCTTTCATATTGTAAAGCAAGAGCAATGGTATATTTCTAGGCATATCTCTCAGTGACAGAGCTTGGTATCTCCAGAAAACAGTTGCATGATGCAGATTGTGGTTCTTACCAGTTCACCATTTAACTTTCCTGTTTGACCTGTGCAAAGAGTCATATAGATTGTAAATTTCTGCATACCCAATCAGGTGGGAATGCTAATCAGAATTGTAGTTTTAGAGTGATATCTTGATATCTTTTAGAGTGATATATTGATACAAATCAATATAATTCCTGACAACTCTACAACTATTGACTTAGCTAGAGCTTTCTCTCTTGTACTTTGTAACAGGATAGTTGGAAATAGTTTGCCTACACTTGTTGAAAACAACTGTTTCTTTTACTATCCTGCTTAAAGGATGTGTCATCTTTCCTGCTTTCTAACATAAGAAACATATTTGCTTCATAACTACTTAATCCATCGATGACAACCCTCCTAAATGAAAGCCATT
This portion of the Vulpes lagopus strain Blue_001 chromosome 18, ASM1834538v1, whole genome shotgun sequence genome encodes:
- the LOC121478116 gene encoding cyclin-dependent kinase 2-associated protein 2-like, whose translation is MGYVQAMKPPGAQGSQSTYTDLLSVIEEMGKEIRPTYAGSKSAMERLKRGIIHARALVRECLAETERSARTEQDAIPPPSRPFLATAEHLLLPGLHPELHFPTWASCPVSLGGCPPGTRGQLSLQPTALDWDSFKS